A genomic region of [Eubacterium] eligens ATCC 27750 contains the following coding sequences:
- a CDS encoding LicD family protein, whose translation MYQNGLLLIPDSSPGDYKKINFQIRNLIKANESNIAFLLNGMFLVGYSIGTNEELINVDIFPMDYYKEDCSYKELLDYIANIEMEIIKENDIKSYIRFNSKLEKNNPYTSKEPTQRIGYGIETFFCLKSCDEFFNYNDIFPLVEIMFENRKFKAPFNSDSYLLNLYGDIYQWPYDVAESPHSIGRHFQVFNSEYNAFYISSISDAIEFVNNMGLFYNNKPIVEKYKIKVWNEYISIIDYLDENNVDYIVYA comes from the coding sequence TTGTATCAGAATGGGCTGCTTCTGATTCCGGATTCATCACCTGGGGACTACAAAAAAATCAATTTTCAGATAAGAAACTTAATAAAAGCAAATGAGAGCAACATAGCATTTTTATTAAATGGTATGTTTTTGGTTGGTTATTCAATTGGCACTAACGAAGAACTGATTAATGTTGACATATTTCCAATGGATTATTATAAAGAAGATTGTAGTTATAAAGAACTTTTAGATTATATAGCAAATATCGAAATGGAAATAATAAAAGAAAATGATATAAAATCTTACATAAGATTTAATTCCAAACTAGAGAAGAATAATCCATATACAAGTAAGGAACCTACTCAAAGAATTGGATATGGAATTGAAACATTTTTTTGCTTAAAATCATGTGATGAATTTTTTAACTATAATGATATTTTTCCATTAGTAGAGATAATGTTTGAAAATAGAAAGTTTAAAGCACCTTTTAATAGTGACTCATATCTATTAAATTTATACGGTGATATTTATCAGTGGCCATATGATGTTGCTGAATCACCTCATTCAATAGGAAGACATTTTCAAGTGTTTAATTCTGAATATAATGCATTTTATATATCATCAATCAGTGATGCAATAGAGTTTGTTAATAACATGGGACTATTTTATAATAATAAACCGATAGTAGAAAAATATAAAATTAAAGTTTGGAATGAGTATATCTCAATAATAGATTATTTAGATGAAAATAATGTTGATTACATAGTATACGCATAA
- a CDS encoding glycosyltransferase family 32 protein: protein MVLKFDSFDKIREYVNKKETPVVIYGAGMIGQIIMPYIVVEYGIVDKLLFYVDGDSKKQNETIHIGNRNIEIKSLDVLPDIPKDAVILITTSNYTGVISMLNTIEELRENIVAIIPVILALNAEQMPDSSMITESKKFNIPKKIHYCWFSGNPMPDYLNKCIESWKKFCPDYEIIRWDEDNYNVEKNLYMKQAYEAKKWGFVPDIARLDILYNYGGLYIDTDVEVIRNLDDLLKYEAFAGVEKWGNINMGGCSGAVPHHPVIKEMLDFRKNEPFVMQDGSFNLTTCGYYETMPLIKKGFKPNNTVQNIAGMTIFSSDYFHPYDYMSGETCITKNTYSIHHFNGGWLDEKHRKDREKTKKEYQCIINSIKRLSRNV from the coding sequence ATGGTCCTTAAGTTTGATTCATTTGATAAAATTAGAGAATATGTGAATAAAAAGGAGACTCCAGTTGTTATATATGGAGCGGGGATGATAGGTCAGATTATTATGCCTTATATTGTTGTTGAGTATGGCATTGTAGATAAACTTTTGTTTTATGTAGACGGAGATTCAAAAAAACAAAACGAAACTATCCATATTGGAAATAGGAATATTGAAATTAAGTCGCTGGATGTTCTTCCAGATATTCCTAAGGATGCTGTGATTCTTATAACAACTAGTAACTATACTGGGGTTATTAGTATGCTTAACACAATTGAAGAGTTAAGAGAGAATATAGTTGCTATTATTCCGGTTATCTTGGCATTGAATGCAGAACAAATGCCAGATAGCAGCATGATCACAGAATCAAAGAAATTTAATATTCCTAAAAAAATTCACTATTGTTGGTTTTCCGGAAACCCAATGCCTGACTATTTGAATAAATGCATTGAATCGTGGAAAAAATTCTGCCCAGACTATGAAATTATCAGATGGGATGAGGATAATTATAATGTTGAGAAGAATCTATATATGAAGCAGGCATATGAGGCTAAAAAATGGGGATTTGTTCCTGATATAGCAAGATTGGATATTCTCTATAATTATGGAGGTTTATACATAGATACTGATGTCGAGGTTATCAGAAATCTTGATGATCTGCTTAAATACGAGGCATTTGCTGGTGTTGAGAAGTGGGGGAATATTAATATGGGTGGCTGCAGTGGAGCGGTTCCTCATCATCCAGTGATTAAGGAAATGTTAGATTTTAGGAAGAACGAACCATTTGTTATGCAAGATGGGAGTTTTAATCTGACAACATGTGGTTATTATGAGACAATGCCATTAATTAAAAAGGGTTTTAAACCTAATAATACAGTTCAGAATATAGCTGGTATGACTATTTTTTCTTCAGACTATTTTCATCCATATGATTATATGAGTGGCGAAACATGTATTACAAAGAATACCTACTCAATTCATCATTTTAATGGAGGATGGCTTGATGAGAAACATCGAAAAGATAGGGAAAAGACAAAGAAAGAATATCAATGTATTATAAATAGTATTAAAAGGTTGAGCAGAAATGTATAA
- a CDS encoding ATP-binding protein produces MDNPYSMVFGKEPELFVSRAAQENKVINDFSGDNPTYQTYLLTGVRGSGKTVMMTEIANKLRKSDEWIIVELNPDRDLLNGLAANLSSNNKLAAIFKDARINLSFLGFGVEISGVAPITDIEVALHEMIANLKKHNKKILIAIDEVTNNENIKVFASAFQIMVRKDLPVFLLMTGLYENINAIQDEKNLTFLYRAPKLEMKSLNIGAVAQKYADTFDIDSDNAVEMAKLTKGYPFAFQVLGYLTWNNNGDYKGVLAEYRQYLEEYVYEKIWSELSAKDKEIAFAIAKCDTGKIKDIRELMHIDTNQFNPYRKRLIKKGIVDGSEYGIVRFTLPFFERFVIENYYE; encoded by the coding sequence ATGGATAATCCATATTCTATGGTATTTGGGAAAGAGCCGGAGCTATTTGTTTCAAGAGCAGCTCAGGAAAATAAGGTGATTAATGATTTTAGTGGTGATAATCCTACTTATCAGACATATCTTCTGACAGGAGTGCGAGGTTCTGGAAAAACTGTTATGATGACAGAAATCGCCAATAAATTACGCAAATCTGATGAGTGGATTATAGTAGAACTTAATCCGGACAGAGATTTGCTTAACGGACTTGCGGCGAATCTCTCAAGCAATAATAAGTTGGCAGCTATATTTAAAGATGCGAGAATTAACTTGTCGTTTCTGGGATTTGGTGTTGAGATTAGTGGAGTTGCCCCTATTACAGATATAGAAGTAGCTTTACATGAAATGATAGCAAATCTTAAAAAGCATAATAAAAAAATACTGATAGCAATAGATGAAGTGACTAACAACGAAAATATAAAAGTTTTTGCGAGCGCGTTTCAGATTATGGTCAGGAAGGATTTGCCAGTATTCTTATTAATGACAGGGTTGTATGAGAATATTAATGCAATTCAGGACGAGAAGAATCTTACATTTTTATACAGAGCACCGAAGCTGGAAATGAAGTCATTAAATATAGGTGCTGTAGCACAGAAATATGCTGATACTTTTGATATAGATTCGGACAATGCAGTTGAAATGGCTAAACTTACGAAGGGATATCCATTCGCATTTCAGGTATTAGGGTATCTTACATGGAACAATAATGGAGATTATAAAGGGGTATTAGCAGAGTATCGTCAGTATCTTGAAGAATATGTATATGAGAAGATATGGTCTGAGTTGTCAGCAAAAGATAAGGAAATTGCATTTGCAATTGCTAAGTGTGATACAGGTAAGATTAAGGATATCCGGGAATTAATGCATATCGATACGAATCAGTTCAATCCATACAGAAAGCGCCTGATAAAGAAGGGAATTGTGGATGGCAGCGAATATGGTATTGTAAGATTTACATTGCCATTTTTTGAACGGTTTGTCATAGAGAATTACTACGAGTAG
- a CDS encoding ribulose-phosphate 3-epimerase, with protein MYTELTASMMCANFGNLEKEVRELDAAGIDSFHIDIMDGRYVPNFAMSLNDMRYIRSATDKPLDVHLMIEHPNTHINLFLNSLKEGDTVYIHPEAEYHPSTTLQKIINAGLIPGIAINPGTSIETVMEMLQIVDKVLVMSVNPGNAGQMYLPYVGKKIERLLKIREEMNFEVYWDGACGADKISTFAPMGVKGFVLGTTLLFGKGRPYADILKEIRRL; from the coding sequence ATGTACACAGAATTAACAGCGTCTATGATGTGTGCCAATTTTGGCAATTTAGAGAAAGAGGTCAGAGAACTTGATGCGGCAGGAATTGATTCATTCCACATTGATATTATGGATGGGCGTTATGTACCGAATTTTGCAATGTCTCTTAATGATATGAGATATATTCGTTCTGCAACGGACAAGCCATTAGATGTTCATCTTATGATTGAACATCCTAATACTCATATTAATCTGTTTCTTAATTCACTTAAGGAAGGAGACACTGTGTATATTCATCCTGAGGCAGAATATCATCCTTCTACTACATTACAGAAGATAATTAATGCAGGACTTATTCCGGGAATAGCTATTAATCCGGGAACAAGCATTGAGACTGTTATGGAGATGCTGCAGATTGTAGATAAAGTACTTGTTATGTCTGTTAATCCGGGAAATGCAGGGCAGATGTATCTTCCATATGTCGGTAAGAAGATAGAAAGACTTCTTAAGATTCGGGAAGAAATGAATTTTGAAGTGTACTGGGATGGTGCATGTGGTGCAGACAAAATATCTACATTTGCACCGATGGGAGTAAAAGGATTTGTCCTTGGAACAACATTGCTCTTTGGCAAGGGGAGGCCATATGCTGATATATTAAAGGAGATAAGAAGATTATGA
- a CDS encoding CDP-glycerol glycerophosphotransferase family protein produces MILDNNVYDMSENMIIEYANKLADAIECNQLLEEYNSGQLTYEYLIAMFLATQAMENGDKLYNYCYDAVIACGKRNIDFKLKQNKKIKVAFLPISAAEWPAEYIYRKLETDTRFEPEVIPVPLIGRPKKERGKVYMQTYDFFANGNYNVKKVYNAETEEIVGWEDIGGMPDIVVHVTPWYLNIAKDYQVGQYPLHVLNVYISYGVTLGNSIDGTYAEKCLYNKEFVNIMWKVYTETTTNYECYKKYQVLKAKNVINSGYIKMDYFVEKHQYSDDYIRKIWPFPSGSDIKGYKRVLITPHFSVGNTNILSFSTFDKNMYFYIYLAKKYRDNVSFIFKPHPNLRNGLIENGCMKSVDEYEAYLDEFRKLPNASVCEEGDYLALFDTSDGIINDSISFIGEYLYVDKPMLFLERPEQCFDELGRTLIKAHYKACGEDYMGIDNFVNDVVINENDYMKQQREEIFSEELDYYSKNGIKASEYVYKDIVDGVFRL; encoded by the coding sequence ATGATTCTTGATAATAATGTCTACGATATGTCAGAAAATATGATAATTGAATATGCTAATAAGTTAGCAGATGCAATAGAATGTAATCAGCTTCTTGAAGAGTATAATTCAGGACAATTAACATATGAATATCTTATTGCAATGTTTTTGGCAACACAGGCAATGGAAAATGGAGACAAGCTATATAATTATTGCTACGATGCAGTTATTGCATGTGGAAAAAGAAATATAGATTTTAAATTAAAGCAAAATAAAAAAATTAAAGTGGCTTTTTTGCCTATATCAGCGGCAGAATGGCCAGCAGAATACATATATAGAAAATTAGAAACGGATACAAGATTTGAACCGGAAGTAATACCAGTTCCATTGATTGGAAGACCTAAAAAGGAACGCGGTAAGGTATATATGCAGACATATGACTTTTTTGCTAATGGTAATTACAATGTAAAGAAAGTATATAATGCTGAAACAGAAGAAATTGTTGGCTGGGAAGATATTGGAGGTATGCCGGACATTGTTGTGCATGTTACGCCATGGTATCTTAATATAGCTAAGGATTATCAGGTTGGACAATATCCGTTACATGTACTTAATGTGTATATTTCATATGGGGTGACTCTGGGAAATTCGATTGATGGTACATATGCAGAAAAATGTCTGTATAACAAAGAGTTTGTTAATATAATGTGGAAAGTTTATACTGAGACCACTACGAACTATGAGTGTTATAAGAAATATCAGGTGTTAAAAGCTAAGAATGTAATTAATAGTGGATATATTAAGATGGATTATTTTGTTGAAAAACATCAGTATTCTGACGATTATATCAGAAAAATATGGCCGTTTCCGTCTGGTTCGGATATAAAAGGCTATAAAAGAGTTCTTATTACACCACATTTTTCGGTTGGAAATACTAATATATTATCGTTTTCAACATTTGACAAGAATATGTATTTCTATATATATCTGGCAAAGAAGTACAGGGATAATGTTTCATTTATATTTAAACCACATCCAAATCTGCGCAATGGACTTATCGAAAATGGATGTATGAAATCAGTTGATGAGTATGAAGCATATCTGGATGAGTTTAGAAAGCTGCCTAATGCATCTGTATGTGAAGAAGGGGATTATCTTGCACTTTTCGATACATCTGATGGTATTATAAATGATTCTATATCGTTTATTGGTGAGTATTTGTATGTTGATAAACCTATGCTGTTTCTTGAACGGCCAGAACAGTGTTTTGATGAATTAGGAAGGACACTTATCAAGGCCCATTATAAAGCTTGTGGAGAAGATTATATGGGAATTGATAATTTTGTCAATGATGTTGTGATTAATGAAAATGATTATATGAAACAGCAAAGGGAAGAAATATTTTCAGAGGAATTGGATTATTATTCAAAGAATGGAATAAAGGCATCTGAATATGTGTATAAAGACATTGTGGATGGTGTTTTCAGGCTGTAA
- a CDS encoding IspD/TarI family cytidylyltransferase — protein MNIALVLAGGTGTRLGADIPKQYIEVRGKMIIDYCLETMEHSNDIAEVWIVADEMWREHIKKVDKFKGYACPGRNRQLSIYNGLKAIEESLADKEKEVNVLIHDAARPFLTEKLIRECVKAVEGHDGVLPVLPMKDTVYYSEDGKVISSLINRDKLYAGQAPELFRLQPYIQANEALLPDKILLVNGSTEPAIMAGMDIVMIPGDENNYKITTKTDMKRFTEMM, from the coding sequence ATGAATATAGCATTAGTGCTTGCCGGTGGAACGGGTACAAGACTTGGAGCAGATATTCCAAAGCAGTATATTGAAGTGCGTGGAAAGATGATAATTGATTATTGTCTTGAGACAATGGAACATTCGAATGATATTGCTGAAGTGTGGATAGTTGCAGATGAAATGTGGCGTGAACACATTAAGAAAGTTGATAAGTTTAAAGGATATGCGTGTCCTGGCAGAAACAGACAGTTATCTATATATAATGGATTGAAAGCAATTGAGGAGTCATTAGCTGATAAAGAGAAAGAAGTTAATGTTCTTATTCATGATGCAGCAAGACCATTTCTTACGGAAAAACTTATAAGAGAGTGCGTTAAGGCGGTTGAGGGTCATGATGGAGTGCTTCCGGTTCTTCCTATGAAAGATACAGTTTATTATAGTGAAGACGGAAAAGTTATTTCATCACTTATTAATCGTGATAAGTTATATGCAGGACAGGCTCCGGAGTTATTCAGGCTGCAGCCTTATATTCAGGCAAATGAAGCTTTGCTGCCAGATAAGATTCTTTTGGTTAATGGTTCTACAGAGCCGGCAATTATGGCAGGGATGGATATTGTTATGATTCCGGGAGACGAGAATAATTATAAGATAACTACGAAGACAGATATGAAGCGGTTCACAGAAATGATGTAG
- a CDS encoding galactitol-1-phosphate 5-dehydrogenase, with translation MMKAQVLYGMGDLRYKDIEKPQLKEGWVMVKVMAAGVCGSDIPRIYNTGAHVHPIVPGHEFSGEVVETFDKNSRWNGKRVGVFPLIPCGKCSSCKKKMYEMCSNYNYLGSRCDGGFAEYAAVPEWNLIELPDNVTYRQAAMMEPMAVAVHAMRRFSISKDSTVCVIGLGTIGLLLTMFLKSEGIENVYVFGNKDVQRDYARKLGIDDECYNAKHISADYVFECVGKNETVNQAIELAAPAGHITMVGNPYSDMEISKDLYWKILRKQLKISGTWNSSYTGDVNDDWHFVLNKLEKAEIDPERFITHEYSIDGIQTGMKIMRDKSEDYVKVICIDEEDF, from the coding sequence ATGATGAAAGCACAAGTGTTATATGGCATGGGTGATTTAAGATATAAGGATATAGAGAAACCACAGCTTAAAGAGGGCTGGGTAATGGTTAAGGTTATGGCAGCAGGCGTATGTGGTTCTGATATTCCAAGAATATATAATACAGGAGCACATGTTCATCCTATTGTTCCTGGACATGAATTTTCAGGTGAAGTAGTAGAAACATTTGATAAGAACTCCCGATGGAATGGAAAAAGAGTCGGAGTATTTCCTTTGATTCCATGTGGAAAATGTTCAAGCTGTAAAAAGAAAATGTATGAGATGTGCAGTAATTATAACTATCTTGGTTCAAGATGTGATGGCGGTTTTGCAGAATATGCTGCTGTACCAGAGTGGAATCTTATAGAGCTTCCAGATAATGTGACATACAGGCAGGCTGCAATGATGGAACCAATGGCAGTTGCAGTACACGCAATGAGAAGATTTAGTATATCGAAGGATTCAACAGTGTGTGTTATTGGACTTGGTACGATAGGATTGCTTCTTACAATGTTTCTTAAATCAGAAGGCATAGAAAATGTATATGTATTTGGCAATAAAGATGTGCAAAGAGACTATGCAAGGAAATTGGGCATTGATGATGAATGTTATAATGCCAAACATATAAGTGCAGATTATGTATTTGAGTGTGTTGGAAAGAATGAAACTGTCAATCAGGCAATAGAATTAGCAGCACCAGCTGGACATATTACTATGGTTGGAAATCCTTATTCTGATATGGAGATTTCTAAAGATTTATATTGGAAAATATTAAGAAAGCAATTAAAAATAAGCGGAACATGGAATTCATCATATACAGGAGATGTTAATGATGACTGGCATTTTGTGCTTAATAAGCTTGAAAAAGCGGAAATTGATCCAGAAAGATTTATAACGCATGAATATTCTATAGACGGTATACAGACGGGAATGAAAATTATGCGGGATAAGTCAGAAGATTATGTGAAAGTTATATGTATTGATGAAGAGGACTTTTAA